The following coding sequences lie in one Syngnathus scovelli strain Florida chromosome 1, RoL_Ssco_1.2, whole genome shotgun sequence genomic window:
- the LOC125979564 gene encoding uncharacterized protein gives MKKIVNDEPHLCLFAIKNIEMGTEIDYNYGDSKWPWREKVTGSQAPVDGALPEPARTWQDSGPDDNIKQDASQQVTGSQAPVDGALPEPARTWQDSDPDDNIKQDASQQVTGSQAPVDGALPEPARTWQDSDPDDNIKQDASQQVTGSQAPVDGALPEPARTWQDSDPDDNIKQDASQQVTGSQAPVDGALPEPARTWQDSDPDDNIKQDASQQVTGSQAPVDGALPEPARTWQDSDPDDNIKQDASQQSYQLSKEFLKVDYSDSDDTDNDSQKDCSVPLQINLLKTRVY, from the exons atgaaaaaaatagtaaatgacgagccccatttgtgcctttttgccatcaaaaacatagaaatgggaactgaaatcgattacaactatggtgattctaaatggccatggcgtgaaaaa gtgacaggctctcaggctcctgttgacggtgcgctgcctgaaccagccagaacttggcaggactctggccctgatgataacatcaaacaagatgccagccaacag gtgacaggctctcaggctcctgttgacggtgcgctgcctgaaccagccagaacttggcaggactctgaccctgatgataacatcaaacaagatgccagccaacag gtgacaggctctcaggctcctgttgacggtgctctgcctgaaccagccagaacttggcaggactctgaccctgatgataacatcaaacaagatgccagccaacag gtgacaggctctcaggctcctgttgacggtgcgctgcctgaaccagccagaacttggcaggactctgaccctgatgataacatcaaacaagatgccagccaacag gtgacaggctctcaggctcctgttgacggtgctctgcctgaaccagccagaacttggcaggactctgaccctgatgataacatcaaacaagatgccagccaacag gtgacaggctctcaggctcctgttgatggtgcgctgcctgaaccagccagaacttggcaggactctgaccctgatgataacatcaaacaagatgccagccaacag agctatcaattatcaaaggagtttctcaaagtggactactcagacagtgatgatactgacaatgattcccaaaaggactgctctgtacctctgcaaatcaatctgctcaaaacaagagtatattaa